The Proteus sp. ZN5 genome includes the window ACAGCAATGCAGAAAAACGTACTGCAGAATTGTTAAACCAAAAAGATGCATTTGATGTATTGATTGTGGGTAGTGGCCCTGCCGGAGCATCGGCCGCGGTTTATTCAGCTCGTAAAGGTTTAAATACGGGTCTTATTGGTGAACGTTTTGGTGGCCAAGTTCTTGATACTGTTGATATTGAAAACTATATCTCAGTACCGAAAACTGAAGGTGCAAAACTTGCTGGTGCATTAAAAGCTCATGTTGATGATTATCAAGTGGATGTAATTGATAGCCAAACTGTTAGTCGTTTAATTCCGGGTGCATCAGAAGGGGAATTACACCAAATTGAAACTGCGTCAGGTGCAATTTTAAAAACCCGTAGCTTAATTATTGCAACTGGTGCTCGCTGGAGAAATATGAATGTTCCCGGTGAAAATGAGTACCGTACTCGTGGTGTAACTTATTGCCCACACTGTGACGGCCCACTGTTTAAAGGCAAAAGAGTTGCTGTTATTGGTGGTGGTAACTCAGGTGTTGAAGCTGCAATTGACTTAGCTGGTTTAGTTGAACACGTAACAGTATTAGAATTTGCTCCAGAAATGAGAGCGGATGCTGTATTACAGAAAAAATTACGTAGCTTAGATAATGTAGAAATTATCTTAAATGCACAAACCACAGAAGTATATGGTGATGGCGCTAAGTTAACTGGCCTAAAATATAAAGATCGTACTAATGATTCTATGCATGATATTGCATTAGCAGGTATTTTCGTTCAAATCGGTTTATTACCCAATACACAGTGGTTAGAGGGTACTGTTGAGCGTAATAAGATGGGCGAAATTGTTGTTGATGCCCGTGGCGAAACTAATATCAAAGGTGTATTTGCTGCCGGTGACTGTACAACAGTTCCTTATAAGCAAATCATTATCGCCGCCGGTGAAGGTGCAAAAGCCTCACTTAGCGCATTTGATTACTTAATTCGCACGACTGCAAAATAAGTAAACCAGAATTAAAAATTTGCTATTAACATTACATGGAAAGCATCTTAATTGAGATGCTTTTTTTTTGCTTCATATTTTTACTTGTCGAAAAATCTCCACTCATAAAGCCCAAACAACCTATGCTATTATCACGCCAAATTAATAATCTATATGGAAGTTGATATGAAAATAAATAATGTGTGTTTTAGACAAGTGGTTCCTGCGCTACTTCTCTCCTTGCTATGTGTTAGCTCTTTCTCTGTTAATGCAGATATTGAAGTTCGTGATGAAACTTTATATGAAGCACATCAACGCTTTAAAACCGAAATTATAACCGACAGTTTTGATAATATTGATCCGCCTTGGGAAGCACCGCCAGAAATATTCAATGTGATTAAATATCCGGCAAAGCCGGGGGATATGTATGCCTATTTAACACCACCTCCAGCGAATAAAAAAACTAAATTGCCTGCTGTGATCTGGTTAAATGGAGGCTATGGAGGAATTGGTGGTGATGACTATTTTTGGCAAAAGAAACCTGTTGATAATGACCAAACGGGTGCGACTTTCCGTGATCCTAATATGGTGCTGATGATCCCATCTTTCCGTGGTGAAAATACCAATCCTGGTCGTTATGAAATGTTTTATGGTGAATTAGAAGATTTAGAATCAGCGAGAGAATATTTAGCATCATTGCCTTATATTGACTCTAAACGTATCTATGTCGTCGGGCATAGTACAGGGGGAACCCGAGCATTATTAGCAAGTGAATATAGTGATAAATTTAGAGCTGTTTTCTCCTTGGGGGGAATACCTGATCTTAAATTAAGAGCAGAAGGGGATATGATAGTTGAATTGCCTTTCGATAGAAATAAAGAAGAAGAATTCAACGTTCGCTCTGTATATCGTTACATTAAATCGATAAAAACACCGACTTTTTATTTTGAAGGACGTGATTATTTTTGGAGCGAATTTAATGAATTACGTGGTGTTGCAATGGTGCATGATATCCCACTAAAAATATACAATATCAAAAATGGCGATCATTTCAATATCATTGTACCTGTCAGTAAATTAATT containing:
- a CDS encoding prolyl oligopeptidase family serine peptidase; this encodes MKINNVCFRQVVPALLLSLLCVSSFSVNADIEVRDETLYEAHQRFKTEIITDSFDNIDPPWEAPPEIFNVIKYPAKPGDMYAYLTPPPANKKTKLPAVIWLNGGYGGIGGDDYFWQKKPVDNDQTGATFRDPNMVLMIPSFRGENTNPGRYEMFYGELEDLESAREYLASLPYIDSKRIYVVGHSTGGTRALLASEYSDKFRAVFSLGGIPDLKLRAEGDMIVELPFDRNKEEEFNVRSVYRYIKSIKTPTFYFEGRDYFWSEFNELRGVAMVHDIPLKIYNIKNGDHFNIIVPVSKLIKDKILLDTDTTKESNIRFTNEEIKWINKQVR
- the ahpF gene encoding alkyl hydroperoxide reductase subunit F, producing the protein MLDNNLKAQLKAYLERLTQPVELVATLDDSKHSADIQALLKEIEPLSDKVTYREDNNANVRKPSFLITNPGKETGVRFAGSPLGHEFTSLVLALLQTGGHPSKEAQELLEQIRQLDSEFHFETYYSLSCHNCPDVVQALNLMAILNPKITHTAIDGGMFQNEIQERNIMGVPAVFLNGNEFGQGRMTLAEIVNKVDSNAEKRTAELLNQKDAFDVLIVGSGPAGASAAVYSARKGLNTGLIGERFGGQVLDTVDIENYISVPKTEGAKLAGALKAHVDDYQVDVIDSQTVSRLIPGASEGELHQIETASGAILKTRSLIIATGARWRNMNVPGENEYRTRGVTYCPHCDGPLFKGKRVAVIGGGNSGVEAAIDLAGLVEHVTVLEFAPEMRADAVLQKKLRSLDNVEIILNAQTTEVYGDGAKLTGLKYKDRTNDSMHDIALAGIFVQIGLLPNTQWLEGTVERNKMGEIVVDARGETNIKGVFAAGDCTTVPYKQIIIAAGEGAKASLSAFDYLIRTTAK